Part of the Rhodococcus sp. OK302 genome is shown below.
GGTTCTGGGTGTGCCGGTGGTGACCGGGCACCTCGAGATCGACTTTGCCCGTCCGATTCCGCTGGGTTCGGTTCTTGAGTTTCATGCTCGCGTCGAAGGCACGCTCAGGCGCAAGGTCTACACGACCGCCGAGGCATTCATCGTGGAAGGCCCCGCAGCGGATCCTGATGTTGCAGTGGGTACTTCGCGTGGGCTGTTCCTGACCATCACCCCGGAACATTTCGCGAAGACCCAGGAGTTTGCGGACGGTGTGCCGACTTCACCGTTCGGAACCTCGTCGATGTGAACCTGCCGGTCACTTGACCGGGGTGAGTTTGGGCCGAGTCGAGCCTTGCTTACCTCCGAGCAATCCGGCATACGACAAGGCTTCGCCCAAATTTGTCACTTCGTTTACTCGCATGCCGGGGATATTCGGACCGGAATCGACCGGCACAATCGCACTGGTGAATCCCAACCGGGCGGCTTCGATCAGACGGCGATTGACGCCGGCAACGCGTCGTACCTCGCCGGCGAGTCCGACCTCGCCGAGAATGACGAGTCCGTTCGGAACAGGCTTTCCTTTAACCGCGGAAGCGACGGCAACGGCCAAGGCCAGGTCTGCGCCGGGTTCCGTCATACGCATTCCACCCACCGTCGCGGCGTAGACGTCGCATTTGGCGATCGATACTCCGGCGCGGCGTTCGAGAACGGCCAGGACCATGGCAACGCGCGCGGTGTCGAGTCCACTGACAGCTCGGCGAGGAGTGGGTAGGGGTGTGGAGGCCACGAGCGCCTGAACTTCGCCCAGCAGTGGACGTTTGCCGTCCATCATGACGGTGACGGCAGTGCCCTCCACAGCCACTTCCCGATGGTGGAGGAACAGTCCCGAAGGATCGCTGATCTCGTTGATGCCCTGATCGGTCAGTTCGAAGCAACCCACCTCGTCGGCAGCTCCGAATCGGTTTTTGACGCCGCGGACCATGCGCAGCGTGGAGTGCTTGTCGCCCTCGAAATGCAGAACGACGTCGACAAGATGCTCGAGCGAGCGAGGTCCGGCAACCGC
Proteins encoded:
- the radA gene encoding DNA repair protein RadA, with the translated sequence MAKAKSNYRCSECKSVVPKWVGRCPDCDTWGSMSEVAVVAPVASRAGASLAKAGSSAVLPTTPATPLTQIDSKSTQAKPTGIGELDRVLGGGVVPGSVVLLAGEPGVGKSTLLLEVVYRWAMRSPEDRALYVTGEESAGQVRLRADRTNSVHERMYLAAESDLATILGHVEQVKPSLLIVDSVQTMLAADVDGVVGGVTQVKAVTSALTSLAKTTGIPVLLIGHVTKDGAVAGPRSLEHLVDVVLHFEGDKHSTLRMVRGVKNRFGAADEVGCFELTDQGINEISDPSGLFLHHREVAVEGTAVTVMMDGKRPLLGEVQALVASTPLPTPRRAVSGLDTARVAMVLAVLERRAGVSIAKCDVYAATVGGMRMTEPGADLALAVAVASAVKGKPVPNGLVILGEVGLAGEVRRVAGVNRRLIEAARLGFTSAIVPVDSGPNIPGMRVNEVTNLGEALSYAGLLGGKQGSTRPKLTPVK
- a CDS encoding PaaI family thioesterase, whose translation is MSSTWTLPDDLTVPEPVDFFPAPGEKLPQHWSKCFGCGDDQPAGMAMSFRAGEGLEVTGRLEVAKKYQGGPGVIHGGILSTAFDEVQGVACMVLGVPVVTGHLEIDFARPIPLGSVLEFHARVEGTLRRKVYTTAEAFIVEGPAADPDVAVGTSRGLFLTITPEHFAKTQEFADGVPTSPFGTSSM